The following coding sequences lie in one Silvanigrella aquatica genomic window:
- a CDS encoding leucine-rich repeat domain-containing protein translates to MFNNVKNTNSKSKIFFKQFYFYLIILGTSLNSYAEEIKLNIFFTDDRILLEKENSLVSSPYRIQVENLSRIENIQGASLCRVMFSMHQNTLVIKDPREKFKSYMECTLFLANQDNSNKKTYRIGMNRTFLSWCQMRKSADNGVQKTVDAVMNIVQATDCKDSSIKESLFNARMMNLAGQDIDDLSPIGSLIQLRALWLDNNEVSDLKPLSSLKNLIVLSLSNNHISDIQILQAFKNLQWLFLSANSIEKIDSLTRLDKIKVLSIKNNNIESIKPLFQFNSKTLILANGNPFQKDACKDFNSHKIGQSPFIWLEKLCSNEVKKKITKIDDSSI, encoded by the coding sequence ATGTTTAATAATGTAAAAAATACAAATAGTAAATCCAAAATTTTTTTTAAACAGTTTTATTTTTATTTGATTATTTTAGGAACTTCTCTAAATTCATATGCAGAGGAAATAAAGCTAAATATTTTTTTTACAGATGATCGTATCCTTCTAGAAAAAGAAAACTCTCTTGTTTCTTCCCCTTATCGCATTCAAGTCGAAAATTTATCACGTATAGAAAATATTCAGGGAGCTTCGCTTTGCCGTGTCATGTTTTCAATGCATCAAAACACCTTAGTTATTAAAGATCCTAGGGAAAAATTTAAATCTTATATGGAATGCACTTTGTTTTTAGCAAATCAAGATAATTCAAATAAAAAAACATACCGAATTGGCATGAACAGAACTTTTTTGTCTTGGTGTCAAATGCGTAAGTCTGCGGATAATGGGGTTCAAAAAACCGTTGATGCTGTTATGAATATTGTTCAAGCTACAGATTGCAAAGATTCATCCATAAAAGAAAGTTTATTTAATGCTCGTATGATGAATTTAGCAGGTCAGGATATTGACGACCTCTCACCTATTGGTAGTTTGATTCAATTGCGTGCCCTATGGTTGGATAACAATGAAGTTTCTGACTTAAAGCCACTTTCTTCATTAAAAAATTTAATTGTTTTAAGTCTATCTAATAACCATATTTCAGACATTCAAATTTTACAGGCATTTAAAAATCTACAATGGCTATTTTTAAGTGCGAATTCTATTGAAAAAATAGATAGCCTTACAAGACTTGATAAAATTAAAGTTTTGTCAATTAAGAACAATAATATTGAAAGTATTAAACCACTCTTTCAATTTAATTCTAAAACATTAATTTTAGCAAATGGAAATCCATTTCAAAAAGATGCTTGTAAAGATTTTAATTCGCATAAAATAGGTCAAAGTCCTTTTATATGGCTTGAAAAATTATGCTCTAACGAAGTTAAAAAGAAAATCACAAAAATAGATGATTCTTCTATTTAA
- a CDS encoding MutS-related protein produces the protein MLNYDNNKSTNKCNTLIHQLKNAKEKAHYFENKLKIRDNRFALFRLISTIAFLAFIVGLFSKQNQLNNFILIFLFLIYCLITSWIHGYIQMKLRKWRSFTLSYELSLARINRNFEMIEENISPWHDDIIEVPKGHIYSSDLDVHTQLFSLFNTCSTQVGSEKLFQLFMEAGINPSPSKTIEVRSAKAKLISKSSHLIRKFEALRLDENFISKFYKQKEKIQFEESQKEIVSHSKEKLNNKDRAFFYIQNIFCIISIMAWILILLPAMLKFINTSQSEFLIQPLFLYALFIFLGAFIFNSITEMAAKVAHSTKMIEEVIKSLKIKNGKTNSFHFSFLEKSAIKNINSLNFLINLISLRGNPIFWITLHLVFPFDAVICFILQFKLKSVQKNLPEWENDLYEFDLLASFARFHNENPTSRFITQEERANTSPLFMEFHNLGHPLIAEENRICNSIKLMKSSPVVLLTGSNMAGKSTFLRTLGTNILLSNMGAPVCAEKFIIQPSRLLCAIRIDDSLEEGTSYFYAEVKRLKYILDSLNELHSVPGIFLIDEIFRGTNNKERFTGSYHIIHKLFEKNSFGFISTHDLALAQIHEEDKRMVNMHFREHVEDNKLVFDYLIKEGACPTTNALFIMKQEGLPIP, from the coding sequence ATGCTTAATTATGACAATAATAAATCAACAAATAAATGCAATACTTTAATTCATCAGCTTAAAAATGCCAAAGAGAAAGCTCATTATTTTGAAAATAAATTAAAAATCCGAGACAATCGCTTTGCACTCTTTAGACTCATAAGCACAATTGCATTTTTAGCCTTTATTGTCGGACTCTTTTCGAAGCAAAATCAATTAAATAACTTTATTTTAATATTTTTATTTTTGATTTATTGCTTAATAACTTCATGGATTCATGGATATATTCAAATGAAACTCCGCAAATGGAGATCATTTACTCTCAGCTATGAACTATCCTTAGCAAGAATAAATAGAAATTTTGAAATGATTGAAGAAAATATATCTCCTTGGCACGATGATATCATCGAAGTGCCAAAAGGACATATCTATTCATCAGATTTAGACGTTCACACCCAGCTTTTTTCTTTATTTAATACGTGTTCAACTCAAGTAGGATCTGAAAAATTATTTCAGTTATTTATGGAAGCTGGGATAAATCCCTCCCCATCAAAAACAATTGAAGTTCGCTCTGCAAAAGCGAAATTAATAAGTAAAAGCTCTCATTTAATTCGGAAATTTGAAGCACTTCGTCTCGATGAAAACTTTATTTCTAAATTTTATAAACAAAAAGAAAAAATTCAATTTGAAGAGTCACAAAAAGAAATAGTTTCACATTCTAAGGAAAAATTAAATAATAAAGATAGAGCATTTTTTTACATACAAAATATTTTTTGCATTATAAGCATCATGGCATGGATTCTTATTTTACTTCCTGCTATGTTAAAATTTATAAATACTTCACAATCAGAGTTTTTAATACAACCCCTATTTTTATATGCACTTTTTATATTTTTAGGTGCCTTTATTTTTAACTCTATTACAGAAATGGCAGCAAAAGTTGCACATTCCACAAAAATGATTGAAGAAGTAATTAAATCACTTAAGATTAAAAATGGAAAAACGAATTCCTTTCACTTTTCATTTTTAGAAAAATCAGCAATTAAAAATATTAATTCTTTAAATTTTTTAATCAATTTAATTTCTTTAAGAGGAAACCCTATTTTTTGGATAACGTTACATCTTGTTTTTCCATTTGATGCTGTTATATGTTTTATTCTTCAATTTAAATTAAAATCAGTACAAAAAAATCTACCTGAATGGGAAAATGACCTTTATGAATTTGATTTACTTGCGAGTTTTGCTCGCTTCCATAATGAAAATCCCACAAGCCGTTTTATAACTCAAGAAGAACGAGCAAACACAAGTCCTCTTTTTATGGAATTCCATAACTTAGGACATCCCTTAATTGCAGAAGAAAATCGAATTTGTAATTCCATTAAATTAATGAAATCATCTCCTGTCGTGCTATTAACAGGCAGCAATATGGCTGGAAAAAGTACATTTTTAAGAACACTGGGAACAAATATTTTACTTTCAAATATGGGAGCACCGGTTTGTGCAGAAAAATTTATAATCCAACCTAGCCGATTGCTTTGCGCCATTCGCATAGACGACTCTTTGGAAGAAGGCACAAGTTATTTTTATGCCGAAGTCAAAAGATTAAAATATATTTTAGACTCTTTAAATGAACTGCATTCTGTGCCAGGTATTTTCTTAATAGATGAAATATTTAGAGGAACTAATAATAAAGAACGCTTTACAGGAAGCTATCATATTATTCATAAATTATTTGAAAAAAATTCCTTTGGATTTATATCCACACATGATCTCGCCCTAGCTCAAATACATGAGGAGGACAAAAGAATGGTAAATATGCATTTTAGAGAGCATGTCGAAGATAATAAACTTGTATTTGATTATCTCATTAAAGAAGGAGCTTGCCCCACAACAAATGCTTTATTCATTATGAAACAAGAAGGTTTACCCATTCCTTAA
- a CDS encoding transglycosylase SLT domain-containing protein, with protein sequence MKLISALMSIILTFGAFGAPQVRKIKSKSNNRQMTREQVALTLEKAGFPKEMVPVVTCLAEFESNFIPTAINSHNTNNTKDHGLLQINDIWMEDCRLNETDLANPLKNARCAYKIYQKQGLTAWVTYKKFKRTCLAYQIPNYNTKNLAEIIIKNNQLM encoded by the coding sequence GTGAAATTGATTTCAGCTCTTATGTCGATCATTCTTACTTTTGGTGCCTTTGGTGCTCCACAAGTAAGAAAGATTAAATCGAAGTCAAATAACCGTCAAATGACGCGTGAACAGGTGGCTCTTACCCTTGAAAAAGCGGGTTTTCCAAAAGAAATGGTGCCGGTTGTAACGTGTTTAGCGGAGTTTGAATCCAACTTTATACCGACAGCTATAAATAGCCACAACACAAATAATACAAAAGACCATGGATTATTGCAGATCAATGATATTTGGATGGAAGACTGTCGTTTAAATGAAACGGATTTAGCAAACCCTTTAAAAAATGCGCGTTGTGCATATAAAATATATCAAAAACAAGGCTTAACAGCTTGGGTTACATATAAAAAGTTTAAAAGAACTTGTTTGGCTTATCAAATACCAAATTATAATACAAAAAATTTAGCTGAAATTATAATAAAAAACAATCAGTTAATGTAA
- a CDS encoding HDOD domain-containing protein: MKMFLPEGFKLPAMPQVARECLVYLYNPNADSGALAKSLSRDIGISASILKLGNSGLFLLGKGTPTSDLKTAIFRIGHDNLRQLMILHALENTFVFKDSLTFDFNSFTRHCSFVSLLCAEFAKRVAPDSVADIQMAGLMHDLGIAIMASLFNENFTQMAKYCLENKVDFATAEIQLGLEPHSKLGCRALETWEIPERVKQLIALHDTKKLEGRDTASVEVNKLVDILILSDTLAHSYGFGFKEYKRDTRIELSLLKRIELTADVVKEVVKNALETESAMQPS, encoded by the coding sequence ATGAAAATGTTTCTTCCTGAAGGATTTAAACTTCCAGCAATGCCCCAAGTGGCAAGAGAGTGTCTTGTCTATCTTTATAATCCCAATGCCGATTCGGGAGCTTTAGCAAAGTCTCTTTCTAGGGATATTGGGATTTCTGCAAGCATTTTAAAACTGGGTAATTCGGGTCTTTTTTTACTTGGCAAAGGGACTCCTACCAGCGATTTAAAAACAGCAATATTTAGGATTGGCCATGATAATTTAAGACAACTTATGATCTTGCATGCTCTTGAAAACACGTTTGTTTTTAAAGATTCTTTGACTTTTGATTTTAATAGTTTCACAAGGCATTGTTCCTTTGTCAGTCTTCTTTGCGCGGAATTTGCAAAAAGAGTGGCGCCTGACTCTGTGGCAGATATTCAAATGGCAGGGCTCATGCATGACTTAGGAATTGCCATTATGGCCAGTCTTTTTAATGAAAACTTTACTCAAATGGCTAAGTATTGTCTTGAAAATAAAGTTGATTTTGCCACTGCAGAAATTCAATTAGGACTTGAGCCTCATAGTAAATTGGGTTGTCGTGCTTTAGAAACCTGGGAAATACCAGAGCGTGTAAAACAGCTGATTGCCTTGCATGACACAAAAAAATTAGAAGGTAGAGATACGGCTTCTGTGGAAGTCAATAAACTTGTAGATATCCTGATACTATCTGATACTTTAGCGCATAGTTATGGCTTTGGCTTTAAAGAATATAAACGTGATACCAGAATTGAATTGTCATTGCTAAAGAGAATTGAGCTAACAGCCGATGTGGTCAAAGAAGTTGTAAAAAATGCTTTAGAAACGGAATCTGCAATGCAACCTTCGTAA
- a CDS encoding CheR family methyltransferase: protein MPIDNFNPEDREKIYAMAENMTGNCQQGSYRREIIISNVLRRVQVKKSATLDAYLQSAIADDQEFAQLLSAFTIHTTEWFREMPHYKKFEALLAERFKGTKKFRMHSGGCSTGEEVYSFGLVLEAFRTQHPGFDYEYKSFDIDPVSVEMAKKGLYPMKDFIKIAPNYQNHLKKMDKEDSFTPDQNIKTRCQFYTDNLIKLQNMSPTYETIVCRNVLIYFTPDKVKEIIAKLVMRLVKGGILIIGHSDSLDAKSFNLKTLGNSMFEKL, encoded by the coding sequence ATGCCAATAGATAATTTCAATCCAGAAGACAGAGAAAAAATTTATGCCATGGCAGAAAATATGACAGGCAACTGTCAACAAGGAAGCTATCGAAGAGAAATTATTATTTCAAATGTCTTACGAAGAGTTCAGGTAAAAAAATCTGCTACTTTAGATGCCTATTTACAATCAGCTATTGCCGATGACCAAGAATTTGCACAATTATTAAGTGCTTTTACCATTCATACAACAGAATGGTTTAGAGAAATGCCTCACTATAAAAAATTTGAGGCCTTATTAGCAGAACGTTTTAAAGGAACAAAAAAATTTAGAATGCACTCTGGGGGATGCTCCACAGGTGAAGAAGTTTATTCCTTTGGCTTAGTTCTTGAGGCATTTAGAACTCAACATCCTGGTTTTGATTATGAATATAAATCTTTTGATATTGATCCCGTATCGGTCGAAATGGCCAAAAAAGGTCTTTATCCTATGAAAGATTTCATTAAAATTGCGCCAAATTATCAAAATCATCTTAAAAAAATGGATAAAGAAGACTCCTTTACGCCAGATCAAAATATTAAAACGAGATGTCAATTTTATACAGATAATTTAATAAAGTTACAAAATATGTCGCCAACATATGAAACAATAGTTTGCCGTAACGTGTTAATTTATTTTACTCCCGATAAAGTAAAAGAAATTATTGCAAAACTTGTTATGCGTCTTGTTAAAGGTGGTATTCTAATTATTGGCCATAGTGATAGCTTAGACGCTAAATCATTTAATTTAAAGACCTTAGGAAATTCCATGTTTGAAAAATTATGA
- a CDS encoding NAD(P)/FAD-dependent oxidoreductase, whose translation MNSHMTSAHVVIVGAGFAGINAAKKLGNKSGIRVTIIDKKNYHLFQPLLYQVAMAGLSPAEISSPVRSILVKYKNIDTVFGKVTNINLSNQIVQTEFKQYEYDYLILACGASHSYFGKNEWENFAPGMKTIEQATEIRRRVLTAFELAERENDPQKINSYLTFIVVGGGPTGVEITGSLCEIAYFTLNNEFKNIDPKKTKIYLIEAGKKVLANFSDSLTAKALADLNKIGATVLLNSRVENITQEGVWLNGKLIPAATVIWAAGVQPSETGKLLGTELDQLGRVLVDNYLNLKNYKNVFVLGDQAHAKGKNNLPLPGLAPVAIQQGIHTAKNIIQIVNGKSPSPFEYFDKGQMATIGRGRAITEFSGIKLSGKIAWLCWLVVHILYLIGFRNKFFVFCQWTWSYITFGRGARLITNQNWKNNDS comes from the coding sequence ATGAACAGTCATATGACTTCAGCACATGTCGTCATTGTCGGTGCTGGTTTTGCAGGAATAAATGCTGCAAAAAAATTAGGAAATAAGAGTGGCATCAGGGTCACAATTATTGATAAAAAAAATTATCATCTTTTTCAACCCTTATTATATCAAGTTGCCATGGCAGGTTTGAGTCCTGCTGAGATTTCATCACCTGTCAGGTCTATATTAGTTAAATATAAAAATATTGATACCGTATTTGGTAAAGTTACTAATATCAATCTTTCCAATCAAATTGTTCAAACTGAATTTAAACAATATGAATATGATTATTTAATTCTTGCTTGTGGCGCATCCCATAGTTATTTTGGAAAAAATGAATGGGAAAATTTTGCTCCAGGCATGAAAACAATTGAGCAAGCAACAGAAATAAGAAGAAGAGTCCTTACCGCATTTGAATTAGCAGAAAGAGAAAATGATCCACAAAAAATTAATAGTTACCTTACTTTTATTGTTGTGGGAGGAGGTCCTACGGGGGTTGAAATAACAGGCTCTCTTTGTGAAATTGCTTATTTTACTTTGAATAATGAATTTAAAAATATCGATCCTAAAAAAACAAAAATCTATTTAATTGAAGCAGGAAAAAAAGTATTGGCAAATTTTTCCGACTCGCTTACCGCGAAGGCTTTAGCAGATCTAAATAAAATAGGAGCTACTGTTCTCTTAAATTCCCGAGTTGAAAATATCACGCAAGAAGGTGTTTGGTTAAATGGAAAACTTATTCCTGCAGCAACAGTGATTTGGGCGGCTGGAGTTCAACCATCCGAAACGGGAAAACTCTTAGGAACAGAATTAGATCAATTAGGAAGAGTCTTAGTTGACAATTATTTAAACCTTAAAAACTATAAAAATGTTTTTGTTTTAGGAGATCAAGCTCATGCCAAAGGAAAAAATAATTTACCCTTACCAGGTTTAGCACCTGTCGCTATTCAACAAGGCATTCATACTGCTAAAAATATCATTCAAATTGTAAATGGAAAATCACCCTCTCCTTTTGAATATTTTGATAAAGGACAAATGGCAACCATTGGAAGAGGTCGTGCTATAACGGAGTTTTCAGGAATTAAATTAAGTGGAAAAATCGCTTGGCTGTGCTGGCTAGTCGTGCATATTTTATATTTAATTGGTTTTAGAAATAAGTTCTTTGTTTTTTGCCAATGGACTTGGTCTTATATTACATTTGGAAGAGGAGCTCGTTTAATTACAAATCAAAATTGGAAGAATAATGATTCATAA
- a CDS encoding thymidine kinase: protein MLRKNDNGVLEVICGCMFSGKTEELIRVLKRAIIAKQKVLVFKHASDIRYSHEELYSHNGQKITSHLISNTKEIFSLDLDEVDVIGIDEAQFFSDDILEHVELLMEKGIRVIAAGLDLDYRRKPFGCMPQLLAMANKVTKLSAICVQCNDEAHYSQRLIHNNQIVLVGAADSYEPRCRKHHKIT from the coding sequence ATGTTGCGAAAAAATGATAATGGCGTTCTTGAAGTTATTTGTGGTTGTATGTTTAGTGGAAAAACGGAAGAATTAATTCGTGTTTTAAAAAGAGCAATTATTGCAAAACAAAAGGTTCTTGTTTTTAAACATGCTTCTGATATCCGTTATTCACATGAAGAATTATACAGCCATAATGGTCAAAAAATCACTTCACATTTAATATCAAACACAAAAGAGATTTTTTCACTTGATTTAGATGAGGTCGACGTTATTGGCATTGATGAAGCTCAATTTTTTTCTGATGATATTCTTGAGCATGTTGAACTTCTTATGGAAAAAGGTATACGTGTGATTGCCGCAGGATTAGATTTAGATTATCGACGCAAACCTTTTGGCTGTATGCCCCAGTTATTAGCTATGGCAAATAAAGTAACTAAGCTTTCTGCGATATGTGTCCAATGTAATGATGAGGCGCATTATAGCCAACGACTTATTCATAATAATCAAATTGTATTAGTGGGGGCGGCTGATAGTTACGAACCCCGTTGTCGTAAACACCATAAAATCACATAA
- a CDS encoding 3-deoxy-7-phosphoheptulonate synthase, which translates to MKPAKLNDTQYLPWHPESWINYRLIQQPEYPNQSHLFESLHILNSAETLVTEEEILLNRHYISEAAKGNIFVLQAGDCAETFDSCQYGDVIQRVTHLQDLSEIIQNILKKPVVTIGRIAGQYAKPRSEEFEIQNGFELPSYRGDIINNIEFKKNKRVPEPKRLLEAFENSKLTLNWIRKYFHENNIAFKNSRFFTSHEALLLNYESCLTRKSKISDNWFNYGAHYLWLGERTRDLNSAHIEYLRGISNPIGIKIGPKSNAQELIDIIKILNPNHIPGKINLITRIGANKVCDVLTKIIVSVNKAKTPVTWSCDPMHGNSFKTQNGIKTRDFESIFKELMDTYSLHNELGSILAGIHLELTHLNVTECLGGQKSNVTENNLLLNYQTYCDPRLNKEQSLELIHKFAKKIN; encoded by the coding sequence ATGAAACCTGCCAAACTAAATGATACGCAATATTTGCCTTGGCATCCTGAAAGTTGGATTAATTATAGACTTATCCAGCAACCAGAATATCCGAATCAATCGCATTTGTTTGAATCATTGCATATTTTAAATTCGGCTGAAACTCTTGTTACCGAAGAAGAAATATTACTCAATCGGCACTATATTTCAGAAGCGGCAAAAGGAAATATTTTTGTTTTACAAGCAGGAGATTGTGCCGAAACATTTGATAGCTGCCAATATGGTGATGTGATACAACGCGTCACTCATTTACAAGATTTATCTGAAATAATTCAAAATATATTAAAAAAACCTGTTGTTACAATTGGTCGCATTGCAGGTCAATACGCAAAACCCCGCTCCGAAGAGTTTGAAATTCAAAATGGATTTGAACTCCCAAGCTATCGAGGCGATATTATTAATAACATTGAATTTAAAAAGAATAAAAGAGTTCCAGAGCCTAAACGATTATTAGAAGCTTTTGAAAATTCAAAATTAACTTTAAATTGGATTAGAAAATATTTTCATGAAAATAACATTGCATTTAAAAATTCGCGATTTTTTACATCCCATGAAGCTCTATTATTAAATTATGAATCCTGTTTAACAAGAAAATCTAAAATATCGGATAATTGGTTTAATTACGGCGCACACTATTTGTGGCTTGGAGAACGCACGCGTGATTTAAATAGTGCTCATATTGAGTATTTAAGAGGCATATCGAACCCTATTGGAATAAAAATTGGTCCCAAATCCAATGCGCAAGAATTAATTGATATTATTAAAATTTTAAATCCAAATCATATACCAGGTAAAATTAATTTAATTACACGAATTGGTGCAAATAAAGTTTGTGATGTTTTAACTAAAATCATAGTTAGTGTAAATAAAGCTAAAACTCCCGTAACTTGGAGCTGCGATCCCATGCACGGAAATTCTTTTAAAACTCAAAATGGAATTAAAACGCGTGATTTTGAAAGTATTTTTAAAGAACTCATGGATACTTATTCACTGCATAACGAATTAGGATCAATATTAGCAGGCATTCATTTAGAATTAACCCACTTAAACGTAACAGAATGTTTAGGAGGACAAAAATCCAATGTTACAGAAAATAATTTGCTCCTCAATTATCAAACATATTGCGATCCTAGACTTAATAAAGAGCAAAGTCTTGAATTAATACATAAATTTGCGAAAAAAATAAACTAA
- a CDS encoding undecaprenyl-diphosphate phosphatase yields the protein MTLACPIPVHGQLIDCGFADLGYFKIIILGIVQGITELLPISSTAHLRIVPSFLGWQDPGTPFTGAVQLASFFAVMIYFRKEIFNIFNGSIKSIKNKDYSSSEFRLGMGIIIGTIPVGIMGLLLKSTLNAPNSPLRSLYVIGVACIVMGAIFIVAEKICKHERDFSKLTFKDCIIVGLSQVAALIPGVSRSGATISAGLFLGLKRETAAAFSFILGVPVIVAAGLKQIEEMYKAGMTTHGWSVLAVGIITASIAAFLAVFGLMKYLEQRSTLIFAWYRLTLGFILIIGASLGWIV from the coding sequence ATGACTCTTGCTTGCCCCATTCCTGTTCATGGCCAATTGATCGACTGTGGATTCGCGGACTTAGGATATTTTAAAATTATCATTTTAGGTATTGTTCAAGGAATTACAGAATTACTTCCTATCAGCAGCACAGCTCATCTTCGCATTGTCCCCTCTTTTTTAGGCTGGCAAGATCCCGGGACGCCTTTTACAGGTGCGGTACAACTGGCTAGTTTTTTTGCAGTCATGATCTATTTTAGAAAAGAAATATTTAATATTTTTAACGGTTCAATAAAAAGTATAAAAAATAAAGACTATTCTTCTTCAGAATTTCGTTTAGGAATGGGCATTATTATTGGCACTATTCCTGTTGGTATCATGGGATTATTATTAAAATCAACTCTAAATGCCCCAAATTCACCATTAAGATCTCTCTATGTTATTGGTGTTGCTTGCATTGTCATGGGTGCCATATTTATTGTCGCTGAAAAAATATGCAAACATGAGCGCGATTTTTCTAAATTAACATTTAAAGATTGCATTATTGTGGGACTTTCTCAGGTAGCTGCTCTTATTCCTGGAGTTTCACGTTCTGGCGCCACAATTTCAGCCGGTCTTTTTTTAGGCTTAAAAAGAGAAACTGCAGCTGCCTTTTCCTTTATTTTAGGAGTTCCTGTCATTGTTGCTGCTGGTTTAAAACAAATTGAAGAAATGTATAAAGCAGGAATGACAACCCATGGCTGGAGTGTGCTTGCTGTCGGAATTATAACAGCCTCTATAGCTGCTTTTCTTGCTGTATTTGGACTTATGAAATACCTTGAACAGAGATCAACACTTATTTTTGCCTGGTATCGTTTGACTCTAGGTTTTATTCTGATTATTGGTGCCAGCTTAGGTTGGATAGTTTAA
- the prfB gene encoding peptide chain release factor 2 (programmed frameshift), with amino-acid sequence MSELQRALLAEIREKFEPIRGIFDTPLKRKRILEIEAESNSDPNFWNDRRKSSALLKEKKNIEDGVISCESLLKKFEDTLVAIEFGEEGDEQSNKEADGSISELTQDVNLLETKRLLSGETDKNSAIITINAGAGGTEACDWAQMITRMMLRFCDRKGFKAEVVDELEGEGAGLKNATITVDGEYAYGLLKSENGVHRLVRISPFDSNARRHTSFCSVFVSPVIDDDINIEIKESDLKIDTYRAGGAGGQHVNRTDSAVRMTHMPTGFVVQSQQQRSQIQNRETCLKLLKAKLYELEISKRQAESKAIEDAKMDNAFGSQIRSYVLHPYKLVKDVRTLAQSSDPNVILDGDIESFCLEYLRQTAAGQFKGKGGSVDDLD; translated from the exons ATGAGCGAATTACAACGCGCATTACTTGCAGAAATCCGCGAAAAATTTGAACCTATTCGG GGTATCTTTGACACTCCTCTGAAAAGAAAGCGTATTTTAGAAATTGAAGCAGAAAGTAACAGCGATCCTAATTTTTGGAACGATCGTAGAAAATCTTCCGCACTCTTAAAAGAAAAAAAGAATATTGAAGATGGTGTGATCTCTTGTGAATCTTTATTAAAAAAATTTGAAGACACTCTTGTTGCCATTGAATTTGGCGAAGAAGGAGATGAACAGTCAAATAAAGAAGCTGATGGCTCTATTTCTGAATTAACTCAGGACGTCAATTTGTTAGAAACGAAGCGACTTTTATCAGGTGAAACAGATAAAAACAGCGCTATTATCACAATTAATGCTGGCGCGGGTGGGACAGAGGCTTGTGATTGGGCGCAAATGATAACGAGAATGATGTTACGTTTTTGCGATCGTAAAGGATTTAAAGCAGAGGTTGTTGATGAGCTAGAAGGAGAAGGCGCAGGATTAAAAAATGCGACTATTACTGTCGATGGTGAATACGCTTATGGATTATTAAAATCTGAAAATGGTGTTCACAGATTGGTGCGCATTTCTCCTTTCGATTCCAATGCGCGTCGTCACACTTCATTTTGCTCTGTTTTTGTGAGTCCTGTCATAGATGACGACATTAATATTGAAATAAAAGAAAGCGATTTAAAAATAGATACCTACCGCGCTGGAGGCGCTGGAGGACAGCACGTTAACAGAACCGACTCCGCCGTACGCATGACACACATGCCTACAGGTTTTGTTGTGCAAAGCCAGCAACAGCGTAGCCAAATTCAAAATAGAGAAACATGTTTAAAATTGCTCAAAGCCAAGCTCTATGAGCTTGAAATAAGCAAGCGACAAGCGGAATCAAAAGCAATTGAAGATGCTAAAATGGATAACGCTTTTGGTTCGCAAATACGCTCCTATGTGTTGCATCCCTATAAATTAGTTAAAGATGTTAGAACTTTAGCTCAGAGTAGCGATCCCAATGTGATTCTCGATGGCGACATTGAATCTTTTTGTTTAGAGTACTTGCGCCAGACGGCGGCAGGACAGTTTAAAGGAAAAGGCGGATCGGTTGACGATCTCGATTAA